A region of uncultured Carboxylicivirga sp. DNA encodes the following proteins:
- a CDS encoding molybdenum cofactor synthesis domain-containing protein — translation MKMEVLAVNISEKKGTIKKPQAFITLNENGVEGDAHSGPWHRQVSLLAIESIEKFAKEAGREIKHGEFAENITTKGIELHYLRPFDRLKGDDVELEVTQIGKKCHGSNCNIFKEVGNCVMPKEGIFARVVKGSQLRSGDELIVIPKVFRVLVITMSDRAFHGVYDDKSGPMVQKISKEYFEQERYPVEVTNEILPDDSTKLETRLREAVDQGVEAVFITGGTGIGPKDITPETVKKVIDKEIPGIMELVRYKYGQNIPGALLSRSIAGVASKTLIYAIPGSPKAAKEYVEEIYKTFMHSIRMIEGIDMH, via the coding sequence ATGAAGATGGAAGTACTTGCCGTAAATATTTCTGAGAAGAAAGGTACAATTAAAAAGCCACAGGCTTTTATAACGCTTAATGAAAATGGGGTTGAAGGTGATGCTCACAGTGGACCATGGCATCGGCAGGTAAGCTTATTGGCGATTGAAAGTATAGAGAAGTTTGCGAAGGAAGCCGGTAGGGAAATTAAACATGGCGAGTTTGCAGAGAATATAACTACCAAAGGAATAGAATTACATTATCTCCGGCCATTTGATCGTCTAAAAGGTGATGATGTTGAGTTGGAAGTTACCCAGATAGGAAAGAAATGTCACGGTTCAAACTGTAATATTTTTAAAGAGGTAGGTAACTGTGTGATGCCCAAAGAAGGAATATTCGCAAGAGTTGTAAAAGGATCACAACTTAGATCTGGTGATGAGCTTATAGTGATCCCAAAAGTGTTTAGGGTACTTGTTATCACCATGAGCGACCGGGCATTTCATGGTGTTTACGATGATAAAAGTGGTCCGATGGTTCAAAAAATTTCAAAAGAATATTTTGAACAGGAGCGATACCCTGTTGAAGTAACAAACGAGATATTACCTGATGATAGTACCAAACTTGAAACAAGATTGAGAGAAGCTGTGGATCAGGGTGTGGAAGCTGTTTTTATAACCGGAGGTACGGGTATCGGCCCGAAAGATATTACACCCGAAACAGTAAAGAAAGTTATCGATAAAGAGATACCGGGTATTATGGAATTGGTTCGTTATAAATATGGACAGAATATTCCGGGAGCTTTGCTTAGCAGAAGCATAGCCGGAGTAGCATCAAAAACATTGATTTACGCTATTCCCGGTAGTCCCAAAGCTGCAAAGGAATATGTCGAAGAAATCTATAAGACTTTTATGCATTCTATCCGAATGATAGAAGGAATTGATATGCATTAA
- a CDS encoding 4Fe-4S dicluster domain-containing protein yields the protein MAVDTKKCVGCSDCVVACQTENNVPIGYCRDWIVEVTDGTYPQLELENRSERCNHCENSPCVRCCPTGASHYSDGGIVLVDHDKCIGCGACIASCPYDARYTHPKGYVDKCTFCEHRVKHGQDPACVAVCPTKCMYFGDLDDPNSDVSKVIKKRKYKTLIPEAGTNPQLYFLI from the coding sequence ATGGCCGTAGATACAAAGAAATGTGTGGGCTGCAGCGACTGTGTTGTAGCCTGTCAGACAGAAAATAATGTACCCATAGGATATTGTCGTGATTGGATTGTGGAAGTCACCGATGGTACCTATCCTCAACTGGAACTGGAAAACCGTTCGGAGCGATGTAACCATTGCGAGAATTCACCATGTGTGCGTTGCTGCCCAACAGGAGCAAGTCATTACAGTGATGGTGGAATCGTTTTAGTTGATCATGATAAATGTATTGGTTGTGGAGCCTGTATAGCTTCATGTCCTTACGATGCCCGTTATACACACCCTAAAGGATATGTTGATAAATGTACTTTTTGTGAGCATCGCGTAAAGCATGGTCAGGATCCGGCATGTGTTGCGGTATGTCCTACCAAATGTATGTATTTTGGCGACCTGGATGATCCGAATTCAGATGTCAGCAAAGTGATAAAAAAGCGTAAATACAAAACGTTAATACCAGAAGCTGGTACGAATCCACAATTGTACTTTTTGATTTAA
- the moaC gene encoding cyclic pyranopterin monophosphate synthase MoaC — MANKFSHIDDKGKANMVDVGDKPIQKRTAKASGFISLNKETVGLITENNMKKGDVLTVAEIAGIQAAKRTYELIPLCHTLMLTKVAVSCHLQPDGVRVVSEVKCSGETGVEMEALTAVNVALLTIYDMCKAVDKEMVMSDIKLDLKTKE, encoded by the coding sequence ATGGCAAATAAATTTTCACATATCGATGATAAAGGTAAAGCTAATATGGTGGATGTTGGTGATAAACCAATTCAGAAAAGAACTGCTAAAGCCAGTGGTTTTATTAGCCTGAATAAGGAAACAGTTGGGCTGATTACCGAGAATAATATGAAAAAGGGTGATGTGCTAACGGTTGCTGAAATAGCCGGAATTCAGGCTGCAAAGCGAACCTATGAACTCATTCCTTTATGTCACACATTAATGCTAACGAAAGTGGCTGTTAGCTGTCACCTGCAGCCAGATGGAGTGAGGGTTGTATCTGAGGTGAAATGCAGTGGTGAAACGGGTGTTGAAATGGAAGCTTTAACCGCTGTAAATGTTGCTTTGCTTACTATTTATGACATGTGTAAAGCAGTAGACAAAGAAATGGTCATGTCAGATATCAAACTGGATTTGAAAACAAAAGAATAA
- a CDS encoding YeeE/YedE thiosulfate transporter family protein, whose translation MGPLVVYEYISANTNLLMAFIIGIGFGFVLERSGFSSSRKLAGMFYGYDTTVLKVFFTAAIVAMLGLLFFSLFGWIDLSLVYINPTFLWSAMVGGAVMGAGFITGGFCPGTAFCALSIGKLDALAFIGGLVIGVLIFTEGFPMWEGLFYAENMGTPTINQLLGMSRGTFGLLLILVALGMFFVGEWTERKFPREKY comes from the coding sequence ATGGGACCATTAGTTGTATACGAATATATTTCAGCCAACACTAACTTGTTAATGGCTTTTATCATTGGCATTGGCTTTGGCTTTGTTTTGGAAAGAAGCGGATTTTCTTCTTCAAGAAAATTGGCAGGTATGTTTTACGGTTACGATACAACCGTGCTTAAGGTGTTTTTTACAGCTGCTATTGTAGCGATGCTCGGATTGTTGTTTTTCAGTTTATTTGGCTGGATCGACCTGAGTCTTGTTTATATTAACCCAACCTTCTTATGGTCGGCTATGGTCGGCGGTGCTGTGATGGGAGCCGGTTTTATTACTGGAGGTTTTTGTCCGGGAACAGCTTTTTGTGCCTTGTCGATTGGTAAATTGGATGCTCTTGCATTTATCGGAGGGTTGGTAATCGGTGTATTAATCTTTACAGAAGGATTCCCAATGTGGGAAGGATTATTTTACGCTGAAAATATGGGTACTCCAACAATCAACCAATTATTAGGTATGTCTCGCGGAACCTTTGGTTTGTTGTTGATATTAGTTGCATTGGGAATGTTTTTTGTTGGAGAGTGGACGGAACGTAAATTTCCCAGAGAAAAGTATTAA
- a CDS encoding YeeE/YedE thiosulfate transporter family protein — MSEDRSRKYINPYLGGVLLGFVLLAAFFFSGRGLGASGAIKSVVVKSVETVAPTHVETTDFYKDYKESHSGGPLKDWLVWEMLGVLVGGFISGAIAGRLKFKVEHSPKITSKTRIIFAVIGGILFGFGSQLGRGCTSGSALSGMAVLSLGGFITMAFIFGTAFALAYIARKLWI; from the coding sequence ATGAGTGAAGATCGTAGTAGAAAATACATCAATCCATACTTAGGTGGTGTTTTACTTGGCTTTGTATTGCTGGCTGCATTTTTCTTCTCAGGACGAGGACTGGGAGCCAGTGGTGCTATAAAAAGTGTTGTAGTTAAATCAGTTGAGACCGTGGCTCCAACGCATGTTGAAACAACTGATTTTTATAAAGATTATAAGGAATCACATTCAGGCGGACCATTGAAAGATTGGTTGGTTTGGGAAATGTTGGGTGTTTTGGTTGGAGGTTTTATCTCGGGTGCCATAGCAGGCCGATTGAAATTTAAGGTTGAACATAGTCCAAAGATTACAAGTAAAACCCGAATTATTTTTGCTGTTATCGGAGGTATATTATTTGGTTTTGGATCACAACTGGGACGAGGTTGTACCAGTGGATCAGCTTTGTCAGGAATGGCTGTGTTATCTCTCGGAGGTTTTATTACCATGGCTTTTATTTTCGGAACAGCCTTTGCATTAGCTTATATCGCACGTAAATTATGGATTTAA
- a CDS encoding molybdopterin-dependent oxidoreductase, producing the protein MGKSRRDFIKISAIGTAGAVVGSKYLMAQNQQLIKENPQGPWKMAEDLERTPTYCEVCFWKCAGWTYKNKDGQIQKITGNDDDPNSNGRFCPRGTGGVGMYYDEDRLKHPLIRVKDSDGNQTYKQASWDEAFDFISERLNKVIEDHGPECIALFSHGSGGTYFGNLLKALGSQNITAPSYAQCRGPREVGFITTFGEGLSSPEPTDIRDTKCMVLIGSHIGENMHNGHVQEMSDAIDKGATIITVDPRFSTAASKSKYWLPIKPSTDLALLLAWIHVLIYEERYDKKYVEQYTYGFDQLKAHVKNMTPEWAYGITTIKPQVIRETAREMANASPATIVHPGRHVTWYGDDTQRLRAVAILNALLGSWGRRGGFYIPDKAKVPGVPHPPYPTPRRTWRDAMEGKYELADLALANGVCDATIPSARMDCSIKAWIVNGTNLIETLPNRPNTLEAMNNLELLVVVDTMPMEITGYADVVLPECTYLERYDSLRITQHREPTIALRMPAMKPKYDSKPAWWMAKNLADKMGKGDYFPFDSIEEELDYQLKKVGLSLEEMQRIGVKKMERPYDDLYYHDGEEIEFNTNTGKIELYSTSLEEYGFDPMPKYTAHPEPPSGYYRLIYGRAPMHTFSRTANNPNLTDLMDENTVWVNPKVAKEWGLKNGQEVYLQNQDNVVSSFPIKVRVTERIRWDSVYMVHGFGHAKKQLSRAFGRGASDAQLITNIMMDPIMGGTGMRGNFVTFNFDKA; encoded by the coding sequence ATGGGGAAAAGTAGAAGAGATTTTATTAAAATTTCGGCCATAGGAACAGCTGGAGCTGTAGTTGGATCGAAATATTTGATGGCTCAGAATCAGCAACTGATCAAAGAAAATCCACAAGGGCCATGGAAAATGGCTGAAGATCTGGAACGAACGCCAACTTATTGTGAAGTTTGTTTCTGGAAATGTGCTGGTTGGACTTATAAAAATAAGGATGGCCAGATTCAAAAAATTACCGGTAACGATGATGATCCGAACAGTAACGGTCGTTTTTGTCCCAGAGGAACCGGTGGTGTGGGCATGTATTATGATGAGGACCGCTTAAAGCATCCACTTATCAGGGTGAAGGATTCTGATGGAAATCAAACGTACAAACAGGCTTCATGGGATGAAGCTTTTGATTTCATTAGTGAGAGGCTTAACAAAGTTATTGAAGATCATGGCCCTGAGTGTATAGCTCTGTTCTCACACGGTTCAGGAGGTACATATTTTGGTAACCTGCTCAAAGCGTTGGGTTCTCAAAATATTACCGCACCTTCTTATGCACAGTGCAGAGGGCCGCGTGAAGTAGGATTCATAACCACCTTTGGAGAAGGTCTTAGTTCTCCGGAACCAACCGATATAAGAGATACCAAATGCATGGTTCTGATTGGTTCGCACATCGGTGAAAATATGCATAATGGACATGTGCAAGAGATGTCGGACGCCATTGATAAAGGAGCGACTATTATTACGGTAGATCCTCGATTTTCAACCGCTGCCAGTAAGTCTAAATATTGGTTGCCTATCAAGCCAAGTACCGATTTAGCCTTGTTGCTGGCTTGGATTCATGTGTTGATTTACGAAGAACGATACGATAAAAAATATGTTGAGCAATATACCTATGGTTTTGATCAGCTAAAAGCTCATGTTAAAAATATGACGCCCGAATGGGCATACGGTATTACAACCATCAAACCACAGGTGATCAGAGAAACAGCCCGTGAAATGGCAAATGCTTCTCCTGCTACTATTGTTCATCCTGGACGACATGTAACCTGGTATGGAGATGATACCCAACGGTTAAGAGCGGTTGCTATTTTAAATGCATTATTAGGTTCTTGGGGACGACGAGGTGGATTCTATATTCCAGACAAAGCTAAAGTTCCCGGAGTGCCACATCCTCCATATCCAACACCAAGAAGAACCTGGCGTGATGCAATGGAAGGTAAGTATGAACTGGCTGATTTGGCATTGGCTAACGGCGTATGTGATGCCACTATTCCAAGTGCCAGAATGGATTGCAGTATTAAAGCATGGATCGTTAATGGTACCAACCTTATTGAAACGCTTCCAAACAGACCGAATACATTAGAGGCAATGAATAACCTCGAATTATTGGTTGTGGTGGACACCATGCCGATGGAGATTACAGGTTATGCCGATGTTGTACTTCCTGAGTGTACTTATCTAGAGCGTTATGATTCGCTCCGTATAACACAGCATCGCGAACCTACTATTGCTTTGAGAATGCCTGCCATGAAACCAAAGTATGATTCAAAACCTGCATGGTGGATGGCTAAAAATCTTGCCGACAAAATGGGTAAAGGGGATTATTTCCCATTTGATTCAATTGAGGAGGAATTGGATTATCAATTAAAGAAAGTTGGCTTGTCATTGGAAGAGATGCAGCGAATTGGAGTGAAAAAAATGGAGCGACCTTATGATGATTTGTATTATCATGATGGTGAAGAAATCGAATTCAATACCAATACAGGTAAGATTGAACTGTATTCGACATCACTTGAAGAATATGGTTTTGATCCAATGCCTAAGTATACTGCACACCCTGAACCACCTTCAGGATATTACCGTCTGATATACGGTCGTGCACCAATGCATACTTTCTCACGAACCGCTAATAATCCAAATCTTACAGATTTGATGGATGAAAATACGGTTTGGGTTAATCCTAAAGTGGCCAAAGAGTGGGGACTTAAAAATGGTCAGGAAGTGTATTTGCAAAATCAGGATAATGTGGTTTCATCATTTCCTATAAAAGTTAGAGTTACAGAACGAATCAGATGGGATTCGGTATATATGGTGCATGGATTCGGGCATGCTAAGAAGCAACTGAGTCGTGCTTTTGGAAGAGGTGCCAGTGATGCTCAGTTAATTACGAATATTATGATGGACCCTATTATGGGAGGCACCGGAATGAGAGGAAATTTTGTAACGTTCAACTTTGATAAAGCATAA
- the nrfD gene encoding NrfD/PsrC family molybdoenzyme membrane anchor subunit, translating into MREELIVSGRMNPHIDPQLHIWEWQIPAYLFLGGLAAGILFFAGYYFIKGKSEEYPTAVKLAPIFVPVFLALGLFFLFLDLKHKLYFWRLYTAIKLESPMSWGAWTLMIITPLSMVWAALHIKSLFPKWNWKFDYVKNIIKWLEDYKTPVAWAMMILAVILGIYTGILLSAFNARPLWNTSILGPLFLVSGLSTGAASIIIMSKSSAERHMFAKIDLVLIAVELFLIVHMFMGFRASTQVQIDAASMFLGGQFTAPFWVFVVGLGLLVPASLEIMELRNKKIHYMVAPALVLFGGLLFRFIMAYAGQMSRWLY; encoded by the coding sequence ATGAGAGAAGAATTAATTGTAAGCGGAAGAATGAATCCTCATATCGATCCGCAATTACATATCTGGGAATGGCAAATACCTGCCTACCTGTTTTTGGGTGGTTTGGCGGCAGGTATCCTGTTTTTTGCCGGATACTATTTTATTAAAGGAAAGAGTGAAGAATATCCAACTGCAGTAAAGCTGGCGCCTATTTTTGTGCCTGTGTTTCTGGCTTTAGGTTTGTTTTTCCTGTTTCTTGATTTAAAACACAAACTGTATTTCTGGCGATTGTATACTGCCATTAAATTGGAATCACCCATGAGCTGGGGAGCATGGACATTGATGATCATAACACCTTTATCAATGGTTTGGGCTGCACTTCATATCAAATCGTTATTCCCAAAGTGGAATTGGAAGTTTGATTATGTAAAAAATATCATCAAATGGCTGGAGGATTATAAAACGCCTGTTGCCTGGGCTATGATGATACTGGCAGTGATACTTGGAATTTATACAGGTATTTTACTTTCGGCTTTTAATGCAAGGCCTTTGTGGAATACATCCATTCTTGGACCTTTATTCCTTGTGTCTGGATTATCTACTGGTGCTGCTTCAATAATAATCATGTCTAAGTCATCTGCAGAACGACATATGTTTGCCAAGATTGACCTTGTATTGATAGCAGTCGAACTATTCCTGATTGTCCATATGTTTATGGGATTCAGAGCCAGTACGCAGGTTCAGATTGATGCGGCAAGTATGTTTTTAGGAGGGCAGTTTACGGCTCCTTTCTGGGTGTTTGTTGTCGGATTGGGATTGCTTGTTCCTGCATCGCTTGAAATAATGGAACTTCGAAATAAGAAAATTCATTACATGGTAGCTCCGGCTCTGGTTTTGTTTGGAGGTTTATTATTCCGTTTTATAATGGCTTATGCCGGACAAATGAGTCGCTGGCTGTATTAA
- a CDS encoding radical SAM protein: MLDPYNRHITYLRISVTDRCNLRCRYCMPEEGVDLMAHDDILRFEEIEQLVKLSVNNGVTKIRLTGGEPLVRKGIVELVEMIARVPGVEDLSMTTNGILLDEFASDLKKAGLKRVNISLDTMDAEKYNYITRGGDINKVFKGIEVAQKVGLNPVKINCVVRNSSDEPDALAVKAFCEANNLSIRYIHQMNLEDGTFSKVDGGDGGNCASCNRLRLTADGSFKPCLFNELGYNIKEFGQEKAFQMAIKNKPLAGTRNKSGRFNQIGG, from the coding sequence ATGTTAGACCCCTATAACAGACATATCACTTACCTGCGCATCTCGGTAACAGACCGGTGTAATTTACGTTGCAGATATTGCATGCCCGAAGAAGGTGTTGATTTAATGGCGCATGATGATATTCTTCGGTTTGAAGAAATTGAGCAGCTTGTTAAATTGTCTGTCAATAATGGAGTTACCAAAATAAGACTGACAGGTGGAGAGCCTTTAGTTCGCAAAGGTATTGTTGAATTAGTTGAGATGATCGCTAGAGTGCCCGGTGTTGAAGATCTGTCGATGACGACCAATGGAATTCTGCTGGATGAATTTGCATCTGATTTAAAAAAGGCCGGACTAAAAAGAGTGAATATTAGTCTGGACACAATGGATGCTGAAAAATATAACTATATCACCAGAGGGGGAGATATTAATAAGGTTTTCAAAGGGATTGAGGTTGCTCAGAAAGTTGGTTTGAATCCAGTAAAGATTAATTGTGTTGTTCGCAATTCGTCAGACGAACCTGATGCTCTCGCTGTAAAAGCATTCTGTGAAGCAAACAATTTATCCATTCGTTATATCCATCAAATGAATCTCGAAGATGGTACTTTCTCAAAGGTAGATGGTGGAGATGGTGGTAATTGCGCTAGTTGTAACCGGCTTCGCTTAACAGCCGATGGCTCATTTAAACCCTGCTTATTTAATGAGTTGGGATATAACATTAAAGAGTTTGGGCAAGAAAAGGCATTTCAAATGGCAATTAAAAACAAACCATTGGCAGGAACACGCAATAAATCAGGACGTTTTAACCAGATTGGAGGATAG
- a CDS encoding rhodanese-like domain-containing protein, which produces MKMRIKLALAIIPLGIIIAAVPENTTKPYKLTAGQMLEEVKEGIQFVTTDQVADMIIQKDPSLQLIDVRDQDSYDKFHLLGAINIPLADLLSPENEDYLNQDVKMNVFYSNGSTSANEAWMITRQLGYLNNYVMQGGLNYYAETIMNPEKPASTSPDDEFARYDFRKGASAALGGGNLSVATEDAPVAAKPVIKKAGKKKRVAGGC; this is translated from the coding sequence ATGAAGATGAGAATTAAATTGGCATTGGCAATTATTCCTTTAGGAATTATTATTGCGGCAGTGCCTGAGAATACAACAAAACCATACAAGCTTACAGCAGGTCAAATGTTGGAAGAGGTGAAAGAAGGGATACAGTTTGTAACGACCGATCAGGTGGCAGATATGATTATTCAGAAAGATCCGTCTTTACAGTTGATCGATGTACGTGATCAGGATAGTTACGATAAATTTCATTTGCTAGGTGCAATAAATATTCCTTTGGCTGATTTATTATCACCAGAAAATGAAGATTATTTGAATCAGGATGTTAAAATGAACGTTTTTTATTCGAACGGTTCTACCAGTGCAAACGAAGCATGGATGATTACCCGACAGTTGGGCTATTTAAATAATTATGTGATGCAGGGTGGATTGAATTATTATGCTGAAACCATAATGAATCCAGAAAAGCCTGCCTCTACAAGTCCGGATGATGAGTTTGCACGTTACGATTTCCGTAAAGGAGCCAGTGCTGCTTTAGGAGGAGGTAATTTAAGTGTCGCAACTGAGGATGCTCCGGTGGCAGCTAAACCTGTTATTAAAAAAGCCGGCAAGAAGAAAAGAGTGGCCGGTGGATGTTAA
- the glp gene encoding gephyrin-like molybdotransferase Glp yields MGREQLDNQLISVEEAKMIVEKVVKPKMTESVSLTDAQGRFLAKDLFSTVYIPPFNRSAMDGFACRKEDLKVPLTLIGTLAAGDSTKFLIKKGECVRIMTGASVPDGADTVIMVEHTKEKDGKVEFLKGETKSNISPKGEDLKPGDLLVNKNTLLRSSHIAALASSGIKNVEVYQKASVAIISTGSELIEPGNELLEGQIYNSNGYQLKARLKELGFDALNYGVKKDDYQSLKIEIELAVSRHDLLVVTGGVSVGDYDYIPAIVKELGFEIHFSKMSAKPGKHTLFASKEDKYILGLPGNPVSTFIQFEECGQWIIHAMCNRSFQPLRIEMEIAYHHRRKRSDRFELFPVYIAGDGQIQSLTYHGSAHMHALTQANALMEIPEGIDELNPGDKVYVRPL; encoded by the coding sequence ATGGGAAGAGAACAGCTGGATAATCAACTGATATCAGTTGAGGAGGCAAAGATGATTGTTGAAAAGGTAGTGAAGCCCAAAATGACCGAGTCAGTTTCACTAACAGATGCCCAAGGCAGGTTTCTGGCTAAGGATTTGTTTTCAACTGTTTATATCCCGCCATTCAACCGATCAGCAATGGATGGATTTGCCTGTCGCAAGGAAGATCTTAAGGTGCCACTAACCCTTATTGGTACCTTGGCTGCCGGAGATTCAACAAAATTTCTAATCAAAAAAGGAGAGTGTGTCAGAATTATGACCGGTGCTTCAGTGCCTGATGGTGCGGATACGGTAATAATGGTTGAACACACCAAAGAGAAAGATGGTAAAGTTGAGTTTTTGAAAGGAGAGACCAAATCAAATATCAGTCCTAAAGGGGAGGATTTAAAACCCGGAGATTTGCTGGTTAATAAAAATACTCTTCTGAGGTCATCTCACATAGCCGCATTGGCATCTTCAGGAATTAAAAATGTTGAGGTGTATCAAAAAGCATCTGTTGCAATTATCTCAACCGGTAGTGAATTAATTGAGCCAGGTAACGAATTACTGGAAGGTCAGATTTATAACAGTAACGGTTACCAGTTAAAAGCGCGTTTGAAGGAGTTAGGCTTTGATGCCCTTAATTATGGTGTCAAGAAAGATGATTACCAATCCTTGAAAATTGAAATTGAATTAGCTGTTTCGAGACATGATTTGTTAGTTGTGACAGGTGGTGTTTCGGTAGGTGATTATGATTATATTCCGGCTATTGTAAAAGAATTGGGTTTTGAAATTCATTTCTCAAAGATGAGTGCCAAGCCTGGAAAGCACACACTGTTTGCCTCAAAAGAAGACAAATACATTTTGGGCTTACCCGGTAATCCTGTTTCTACCTTTATTCAGTTTGAAGAATGCGGGCAGTGGATTATACATGCCATGTGTAATCGTTCCTTTCAACCATTGAGAATTGAGATGGAAATAGCCTATCATCATCGTAGAAAAAGAAGTGACAGATTCGAGCTTTTCCCTGTTTACATCGCTGGAGATGGCCAGATACAAAGTTTAACCTATCATGGTTCAGCACATATGCATGCTCTTACCCAAGCCAATGCATTAATGGAGATCCCTGAAGGTATTGATGAATTAAATCCCGGAGATAAAGTATATGTTAGACCCCTATAA